One window of the Chlamydiales bacterium STE3 genome contains the following:
- a CDS encoding putative ssDNA-specific exonuclease (Product derived from UniProtKB/Trembl:Q6MEM6;Gene name derived from UniProtKB/Trembl:Q6MEM6), translated as MMFSSFTTAEEPLWLFPKKDPQFLEKIIREFKIHPVIAQILISRNFKTLGEIHDYLYAKLPDLHDPFLMSEMPQAVQRVTQAIQNKEHILIYGDNDVDGMTGTALLTEFLQFLGAKVFFYISNRSMRRQSIVIEALEYAKKNECKLLITVDCGITAAAEITQVTEQGVDVIVTDHHEPTGTIPHCIATLNPKLVNNPYPNRDLTGVGVAFKLAHAITNTFIDEGKISPKKIDLKRYLDLVALGTISDMGALLGENRILVNYGLRQLRKTKRIGLAKLISISDTDLTDLSTYVIASKVAPRLNSLGRIANPQKGVELLLIRNSALAEKMAIELDLNNSERQKIEKLMIADVEDMILLNPTMLKNKAIVLASEKWHPGIIAILSTRISKHYNRPALMIAIDKELGKGSLRSIHEFPLLEVLKTQSDLLLNFGGHDFAAGLTLKAENIPEFTEKFIENANSKLTDQDIIPKLQLDAEVKFEDLTFDLMESIKLLEPFGNENPPPILYSESRQIWPPKVVGKSHVKLYLEQEGGRMLEGMAFNRAQHIAKFRKKDHHLRVAFTPQINNHQGPSIQLHIREIQTVL; from the coding sequence TTGATGTTTTCTTCCTTTACTACCGCTGAAGAACCCCTGTGGTTGTTCCCGAAAAAAGACCCTCAGTTTTTAGAAAAAATTATCAGAGAATTTAAAATTCATCCCGTTATTGCACAAATTCTCATTTCAAGGAATTTCAAAACTCTGGGGGAAATTCATGACTACCTATACGCAAAACTCCCCGACCTTCACGATCCTTTTCTGATGTCAGAAATGCCGCAAGCAGTTCAGAGGGTTACTCAAGCCATCCAAAATAAAGAACATATCCTCATTTATGGAGATAATGATGTGGATGGCATGACAGGAACGGCTTTATTGACAGAGTTTTTACAATTCTTAGGAGCTAAAGTTTTTTTTTATATTTCTAATCGCAGCATGAGAAGGCAAAGCATCGTGATTGAAGCCTTAGAATATGCCAAAAAAAATGAATGTAAGCTTCTAATCACTGTAGATTGCGGGATTACCGCCGCTGCAGAAATCACACAAGTCACAGAACAAGGTGTAGATGTTATCGTTACAGACCATCATGAACCAACAGGTACTATTCCACACTGCATTGCTACCCTTAACCCAAAACTTGTCAATAACCCCTACCCAAATCGAGATTTAACAGGGGTGGGTGTGGCATTTAAATTAGCACATGCCATCACTAATACATTTATTGATGAAGGCAAAATTTCTCCTAAGAAAATTGATTTAAAGCGGTATTTAGATCTTGTTGCTCTCGGCACAATTTCCGATATGGGTGCTTTACTTGGAGAAAATCGCATTTTAGTCAATTATGGCTTAAGACAATTGCGTAAAACAAAACGAATAGGCTTAGCTAAACTCATTTCAATTTCAGATACAGATTTAACCGACCTCTCTACCTATGTCATTGCATCGAAAGTGGCCCCGCGACTTAACAGCTTAGGAAGAATTGCCAATCCGCAAAAAGGGGTGGAATTGCTCTTGATTCGCAACAGTGCTCTTGCTGAGAAAATGGCAATCGAACTGGACCTTAATAATAGCGAAAGGCAAAAAATTGAAAAATTAATGATTGCAGACGTTGAGGATATGATCTTGTTAAATCCCACGATGCTTAAAAATAAAGCGATTGTCCTCGCTTCTGAAAAATGGCATCCAGGGATTATTGCCATTTTATCGACTCGGATTTCTAAACACTATAATCGTCCCGCATTAATGATCGCTATTGATAAAGAATTAGGAAAAGGATCTTTGCGTTCTATTCATGAATTTCCTCTTCTTGAGGTTTTAAAAACTCAATCCGATTTATTGTTGAATTTCGGTGGACATGACTTTGCTGCAGGACTGACTTTAAAAGCCGAAAACATCCCGGAATTTACGGAAAAATTTATCGAAAACGCCAATAGTAAACTAACAGATCAAGATATTATTCCTAAGTTACAGCTTGATGCGGAAGTAAAATTTGAAGATCTTACATTTGATCTCATGGAGTCCATCAAGCTCCTTGAACCTTTCGGTAATGAAAATCCTCCTCCAATCTTATATTCTGAGTCTCGCCAAATCTGGCCTCCAAAAGTGGTTGGGAAATCACATGTCAAACTCTACCTTGAGCAAGAAGGAGGCCGTATGCTAGAGGGGATGGCCTTTAATCGGGCACAACATATTGCAAAATTTAGAAAAAAAGATCACCACTTAAGAGTCGCTTTTACTCCTCAAATTAACAACCACCAGGGACCTAGCA